The nucleotide sequence TTTAGTATCTTGAAAGGTTTTTGAACTGGTATGTTTGTTTGTTCACTTACATATGAATATATTACTTCCTCTAGTTGTTTATATTTCATTAAAAAAAGACCGACCATCTCATTTAGGTTAGATGCCATATTTTCAGAAATTAACTCCATTTCCTCAGTAGGAATATGTATTTTGTCAAGATTTTCGATTGCTGAAACTAATTTTTCTTTAATTTCACTAGAAAGATTTTGAATGATTATAAATTCATCTCTATTTATTCGGTTGTTATGAGCAACTTTACATCTTAATTGATATAAGTTATCCCACCGTTTTTTTAGAAAATCTTGTTCGCATTCAACTAATTCTGAAAAATACCTATCCCAATTTGATTGTGGAATAAACTTTTCTAATTCGTCAATATTAATTTTACTATTATCTTGCAATGTTTGTATTTTTTTATATAGTTTGTCTATGCTCTCAGTTTGGTATTTATCAAATAAAAATTTAGTTAAGTCAATGAAGTCTGTATTATATAAAAAACCTGTTTTTTCATTTTTCTTTTTTTTATCAATATTTACAGAATCAGGGGTGTGAACGTCAGTCCAAACAGTTCCTACATTAATTAACATGAATTTTGTAATTAATTTTCTCATAAGGTTTTCAAGTTCGTGTATTAATGGATAAGCTTTATTTGCATAATAGAAGCTAATATCATCCCATAAAACTTCGATCTGCATCTTACTTATTTTTCCTAGCAGAGTTCTTATTATTCTTAATAAATATTCAAATTCTTGAAGTTTCGTTTCCTCTTTTAAGGTAAGCTTTATGTGAAAATATTGATCGGTATCACTGTTGTTAAACTTCCCAGTTTGGATAGTATATTCTATTTTTAAATTTGCATAGTCAATAGTATTTTCACTAACTTTAATCTCTGAATAAGATTCTAGTAATCGATTAAAGGAGTTAACATTACCACAAAACGAATTTTTCGTATCAATTACTATTAAGTATTCAGTTTTAAATTCATTGAACATTATAGAATTTCCCCCTAAATTGATATCATTTCTCTTCATCTTTCCTCTTGTTGACTTAAAACATTATGTATTCAAAATGCTTACGAATTTCCTCTGCATCACCAGGCGTCATTTGCTGCATATGTTTATGTCAAAAAAACAAAGGCCTTAAAATTGTTTATAAGT is from Bacillus tianshenii and encodes:
- a CDS encoding HEPN domain-containing protein produces the protein MKRNDINLGGNSIMFNEFKTEYLIVIDTKNSFCGNVNSFNRLLESYSEIKVSENTIDYANLKIEYTIQTGKFNNSDTDQYFHIKLTLKEETKLQEFEYLLRIIRTLLGKISKMQIEVLWDDISFYYANKAYPLIHELENLMRKLITKFMLINVGTVWTDVHTPDSVNIDKKKKNEKTGFLYNTDFIDLTKFLFDKYQTESIDKLYKKIQTLQDNSKINIDELEKFIPQSNWDRYFSELVECEQDFLKKRWDNLYQLRCKVAHNNRINRDEFIIIQNLSSEIKEKLVSAIENLDKIHIPTEEMELISENMASNLNEMVGLFLMKYKQLEEVIYSYVSEQTNIPVQKPFKILNLINKLEKEELITKQTCRTISHLVKIRNYVVHSANFNLALDDFEPIFDAINNLSIEFIKRSKDRELVCVSCKNEKGKFQSTEGVICEKCS